In Podarcis muralis chromosome 7, rPodMur119.hap1.1, whole genome shotgun sequence, the genomic stretch AGTCTAGATGACTTTCTCTGGGCACATTGCGAGGGCTGTGCGAGTGAATGCCACTTCCTTACCATGCCCAAGAAAAGCTTGAGAGAGGGCCCTTCCCACAGCAGGGACGTTTCCCAGCGTGAATCCCCTCCGCTGCAGCCCAGGCCCAGTTTGAGCAGGCGGTGGTGAGCAGCTCTTTGTCCCTCAAGAAGCTGATCTGAAAAGGCTGCACATGGTGTGCTGGGGAGCTGAAGGCTTCCTGCCTCACCTGCTGctgtttccttctccctccccgccTCCCCTCAGGGATGCAGTACCACAAACTGACGGAGCACTTTGACGAGAAACCCTTTTCCTGCGAAGAATGCGGTGCCAAGTTTGCGGCCAACTCCACGCTCAAGAACCACCAGCGCCTGCACACGGGTGACCAGCCCTTCGCCTGCAAGCACTGCCTGATGAGCTTTGCCCAGGCTTCGGCTCTCGCCTACCATACCAAGAAGAAGCACGCCAAAGGTGAGGCCAGGTGCCCCTCCGGGTCAGCCTCCGACTGCAGCTATTTGACAGGAGTCAGGGAAGCTAGCAAAGAACCGGGGGCCCTGCTGACACATGTCATTTCCCCCTGCACACCCAGAGGCTGCATCTCATGCAGCCCACTGCCGAAATGTGCCAAGGCTCCCCAGTAGAGCAGGGGTTGGGCCGTGATGTGCTGCTGCACAACAGGGCTGGGAGTCAGGGAAAGGCACCTTGGCAAGCAGCACTGTGTGGAGGAGGCCAAACTTCACAGGGGCCCAAGGTGCTGGGTACTGAAAGTTGGGGCGTATGAGTGCTTCCCTTGTGGGGCTACCCGGCCACAGGGAAGAGACTGACCTCATCACAGCTTTGAAGACCCCAAAGTGGGTTGCTGTCCTCTGTCCCTCAGCCACCTTTTTTGCCTCCTCTTGCTGTCTTTTCCAGCTGATCCCTGTCACTCTGAGACAGTGTTTGAGATTAGCCAGGTGTATTTTGCACCTAGCTTTTGAACACTTTCGACCaaatgaagatgcctgggtgccaggatggcgtcTGACACCTCCACCGTccagaggtgcatgcctgggggtcattggatctggactgttttcacccACTCATACCCCTTCCTGTAGAATTCTGTCGGTAATATTTTATCAGCACAATTGGAAAGAATTTCAGGAACCCGTATACTTTTTCTGcacagcctgagcaggagcagtcaccattaagaaaaacagGTCAGAATAGGCCTGTCTCTGGGTCAAGTGACTTTTCATCTTTAAGGTCACCAAGCTCTTAACCTGGCTCAAGATTGTCATCTGCACTAGctggatgtttaactgagaatcaattaGTGGCAACTAGACGTTTCattttggcaactgcaaccttggtttaaagagccatttggtgcctagcttgtATATCTGATTTTCTAACACTGCTCTGAGACCAGGCACTGCTTGGGTATTCTGGAAAGCTGATGATGGTCCTTCTAGCACGCCAGTCCTTCCATGCTTAGGCTCAGTGCCATAATATTAGCCCTCATACCAACACTGCGTTGGCTCTCTTGGCAGGGAAGATGTACGCTTGCCAGTACTGTGCCGCCGTCTTCGCACAGTCCATTGAGCTGTCCCGCCACGTGCGCACCCACACAGGTGACAAACCCTACGTCTGCCGGGAATGTGGGAAAGGCTTCCGCCAAGCCAACGGTCTCTCCATACACCTGCACACCTTTCACAGTGAGTGCCTTGAGCTTCGTAATAATTGACAACAAATAATGACAGCAATGGCTTCCCGCCCTCCCTAGCtttgtaagttttgccatttactGCTCATGCACTTAAAAGTGCTGCAAACACACCCTGGAAGGAAGCAGTTGCAGGATGCTCCCTGCTCTGCTTCTTATTGTGAGGGCATCCCCTTGCTGGACCAGTGCCAGAGATCTAGAGGAGTtgctcatcattattattatttagagatTTTTTATAACGCTGAGTAATCTGAGAGTTCTTGCTCTCAAGCTTACACTCTTGCATGTGTTGCTGCTTTGGAGAAGGAGGCAGTCCTGAGCCCTTGAGGTAGGGTGACCCCAACTGTCCTTCCAGGAGCTGGAGGTCTGCTATTGGTGGCAGCTGTTCTTCTGTGTCTCTGCCTAAAAGTCCCGCACAGCAGGGTATAGTCAAGGGCTTGGGCTCTGCCAGCAAGGCTGGAATCATGAGAAGCACCGACATGATGCCTAGCTAAGACTGAATGTGGTCCTGGTTGGGAGCAAAGTCTCTCCAGAGGGTAGGGCAGTCATAATCTGAGGGGAAACAGTTGTGTGGTTGTAACCAGCTCCTGTTTTGTCCTTCTGCTCCTCCTGAACCCTCTGCATGTGAACTcaccccaccctcctgccctcccCTCCACATGGGGACTCAGACATTGACGACCCCTATGACTGCCAGAAGTGCCAGATGAGCTTCCCCACCCTGCAGGAGCACCAGAAGCACATCCATGCAGCCCACTCCAGGGAGTACCACCCATGCCCGACCTGTGGGAAGGTTTTCAGTGCACCGTCCCTGCTGGAGCGCCATGTGGTCACCCACGTCGGGGGGAAACCTTTCAGCTGCCAGATCTGCAACAAAGCTTATCAGGTGGGTCTGCTTTGGCAGAAGCAGTGACCTACGGGACAACCATCCCTCCCCTTTGCCATTCTTAGGTCTCACCTCTCCCTCGCACACACAGACACGTCTTCCATTGCTCCCCCTGAGTCTCTGGGAATCCAAAAGTGCTGAATTCTAAATGGACATTTTGTCTTTTTGTACATGGTAAAAAGCTATATTTTGCACAAGGcgttttacaataaaaatcagtcaaaggtgacttcaTAACAATAAAATACCAAATAAAACTAGCCCATTGGTTCCAAAGACTGTGTTTACAACAGGCAATCAGATTCTGACTTGGTCACTCCTTTGCACCCAGGGATGGCAGAGAAGGCGCACCAGGGAAGTCTTACTTGGACTTCTTCCAAAGACTTGCCTCCACTTAAGATCAGGCTCTTCTGTGGGCATCCATTGACCTCCCTTTGTGGATAGATAGAAAATGCAATTGGGGGCATGTGGTGTAGCAACAGCCAAGGGATTGATGTGGCAGTGCTTTCTTTGGAGACAGAAGCCATTGTCTACCTCAGGGATAGGGTGGGTGGACTCCCCATAGTGTGAATCCCAGAGTCAAGGCTTTGAACCTGCAGCCCAAGCCCCTCTGTGTGTGGGTTGTGATAACCAGAATGGATTTGCCCCCTCCAGCAATTGTCAGGGCTGTGGTACCACAATCGGACTCACCATCCGGACATCTTTGCTGCTCAGAACCACCGGTCCTCCAAGTTCTCTTCGCTGCAGTGCAGCTCCTGCGATAAGACCTTTTCCAGCACTGCAGCCCACAGGAGACACACCAAGGAAGAGCATGCAGGTAAAGGACTCAGAGGGCAAAGGTGCCACCTTGATGCCTTCTGCTCTTGGTGCCCGACAGGTCTTGCCTCTTTGGCACGGGGCCTCCAGCTCAGCACTGGCTGTTAGGTGAGCTTTGTGGGATCAGACCAAGGTCCAGCTCATTCGGCAGCCTGTCTTTCTCTACCATTGTTCCTGGCAAAGTCAAAAGCAGGGTGgtccctgccctcccccagcaTCGTGTTCAGAGGTAGACTTCCTCTGGGGGTGTGGAGGTATATGGAATCCACCACTCTCTTCCTAGGAACTGTTGGACCTCCACAAAACCTCCATTGCTTGTTATAGTTTGGTGGGGTTTGGGTGCATGCTTTCCTCACACTTCACTTTTTAGGCAGTGGTTTTGGATTGAGGGGACAAGTGTCGGGAGCCTGGTGGATCCCACAACAGCCAGGTTTTGGGGGAGAGGGATCCACTCTACTGAGGTGGGTGGCTTACCATTGGCTCTTTGTGGGGCTGTGTTGGTTGGAAGAGAATGCATTAGAGGAGCCACCCAAAAAGGCTTTGCAAGCCCTTCTCCTAAGTAGGGGACTGGGTGAAGGTCAGTGGATATCTGGCCTGTAGCTGAACCCTCATTTTGATAAACTACCCACCGGGGATCTCACGGCTTTCCTTTAGAAGTGACATTCCATGAGTGTGAGAAGTGCAAGAGACTCTTCCCTTCGGTCGCTTTGCTGCAGGCCCATGAGAAAAGCCAGCACTCGGGTGAGTGTGCCCCTAATTTGCCCCTTGTTGCCCCTCTCCCTGGAGGTTCCCACTTCCCTGCCTACTCATGACtgcgctgtctctctctctctctcccttaggGTCTCAGCCCCTCCACTGCCCACACTGCTCAGCCTCTTTCCACCTCCAGGGGGCACTGCAGCAGCACCTGGCCACCAAACACACCAGTCCTTCGGAGCCTTCCTGGGTCTGCACACTCTGCGAGGAGGTCTTCCCTGGACAAGAGCAGCTGGAGCAGCACTGTGGCGCTGAGCACCCAAAGGTGGTGGTTGCCAGTTCACAAGTTCCAATGGCCCAGGTAGTGCAGGTCAGTGATACCTTTCCCATTAGGGATGTTAAGCTGACCCCTTCCCAGTCCTTTGTCTGGGCCCCTGTTCTGTGTCATCCCATCAGGAAGGGCAAAGCCTCTTAACACAGCTTCCCCCCCACACAAAGTTTTTCCTGGTGTGTTACGATATAggccagatgtggggaacctccagTCCATGGGCCCAATTGACTGCCAGCCGGTCAGATCCAGTTCCCCAGTCTGGATATAAACAGCGTCGCCCCTTTTCTTCTGATGCCAACTTGAAGTTGCCTCAACTTCACCCACTCCCCATTATACTGTGAGGAGGAAAGCCAGGCTGAGCGTGAGTGGCTACCTGCCCGCAAAGTGAATGTCCAGCATACTCTTCTGCCCAGCTGAAGCAGTGACATCCATGTCCTTTCCTTGTCAGGTGCTTCAGACACCTGAGCCTGTGGTCACCGTGGCAGAGCCGGAATTTGCTGACGCTCAGGTGTTTCTGACGTTGCCAGAAGTACAGGGTACCAAAGTGGAGCACAGCTGGTGATGGTGAATTCGGAAGACTTGCTGGATGAAAAAGTCACGACGATGTGAGATGGGGAGAGGGATAGCCTGTGCCAGCCTGTGCTTTTGTTGGGCTGGAACCTGCTTGAACATTTGCCATGGAGCAAGGCACAGCAGGGATGAAAGCAATCCTAGAAAAACAGGGGGTCCAGGATGAAGGTTTGGATCAGATGCGCCCACTGAAAGGCAAACTCTCCCTTCTGGGCATCATAGGAGGCTGCGTGGTTTTGTTCTCCACCTGGCTGTGCCCTTTTTAAGGCTTCCTTCCCTTCTGTTTGGGTACGCTAGGCCATTTATGAGATGAATAGGGGAGCTGCGTGAGGGCTGCCCAGGGGCCTGGGTGCCACGTTTATTTTTCTGCTCCTGGAAGCAGGCGTAGGGGAACATGGTGATCCAAATAGAGAGTGGCAAAGCAGATggcagaagcatggctgccttgccATGTGGACAGGTAGTTGAGGACAAGAACCCCTACCCAACCTACTGCTAAGAACACGGCTGCTCATCCTGCAGTCCATGAGCTCCATCCAGGACCATCTCAAGGCTTGAGGGGTCTCTAGATAAACTTCCCTCTGGTAGGACTTTCATTGGTGGGTCCTGGTAGACTTACCAGGCAATGGTGGCAACTGTGCCACTGAGAAGCTAGATCAAAGTGCCCTTTAAATTTCCCTCCAGGCTCCCACCTGTTGTTTCACTCTTGGGATTGTGTGAAGCTTGTCCCAGCCATCTTGCTCTGCTTGcaccagaactttttttttttaacggatTGGGGGGTCCAAGGCAGTTGTCACAAATGGGCCCCGGCAGCTGTACTGGCCCTTGCACTGCAACATATTCTTCATGAGGGAGTCCTTTGGCAAACGTGGCTTTGAGCTTTCTAGAAAAAGCTTGCTAGCAAGACCTTGTAATATGCATCAGTAGCTCTGACGTACTCAAGTGTGCAAGGACAAACTGGTATTGAAATTACTTATATTAAGGTAGCAAACATTAACAATGATGTTAACAAACTGGCTGAATAAACTGAGCTCCTGTTTCGTATGAGTCTGTGCTACAAGTGTTATTTAGTGATAATCCCAAACCCTGAATTCATTTGTTCCTTTTGAAAACCTCTCATAGTCACCTTGGGTTTACCGAATATTGAACATGGGTGAGCATCTTCAGCCTGGCTTGGCTTactgtttcattttttatttggaAGTGTATTTAATTTCTTTTCAATAAAGAGAAAGAACAGGGAACCCAGGAACAGCTCTGGAGTACATTTTGTGTTTTAAATACACACTATGCAAATAACATAACACAGGACGAAGAGGCATTCTGTGTTCAGTTTGTCTTATCCCTTTGACTCCATTACCATTTTATGTGACACCAAATCCCTTCATAAAGTGGCATGTGGAATGGCGGTGGTGGGGACTTGGACAGTGTTGATGCTTCTgcacaatgaatgaatgactccagggctttcagctggaacttgacAGAACTTAGTTCCaatacctctcaggtgggcaccattgccattctaagagaaggaggggggtgttcatggtgagttccaggacttctttttctagaaaaatagcactgaatgaaTCCATGTTTGACCCAAGCTCTTTAACCATTGTATAGTGCAGTGTTGGGCAGTCAGAAAGTCAGTCCAGCCACCCTTTCAGTGAAGGCCATTGCTACTCTTCCAATGTTGATGTTGATGAGTTATGGATGTACGTTAAAAACTTCTGAATGAAGTGAATGAACGAATAAAAAGAGGGGCGGAGCAGGGCAGAACCCACCCCTCTGGGCTGTGCCTTCCATCTGCAGGTTGTGAACATCAGTAGCACCTACAAAATTACTTTGATTGGCTCCTAAATTGACTTCTCACATATAAGGTTAGCACAGATTAGACACACAGAGCCAGCCACTGCATACAGAGGGGTGAAATCCAGACCGCTGAAGTGCTATCCTTGAGCCTGCAGTCTCTTAAATTGTGTTGCTGCCACCTTGTGACATAAGATCAGTACTCCATCTGTGGAGCACAATCTTCTCTGTGCTGTTGTCATCTGCCTTTATGCTGGTAGTATTAGGGGAGCAGCCATATACCAGTGTGCTCTTAAGAAATGGAGGGCCCTGACTGCTGTCTCTAAAGTTGACATAAATTTAAAAAGCTATTAGATCTTTGTCACTGTGAGGACGGCTGAGCTTTAAAATACCTGGAGCTTTGTTTCATGATTAGTAATCTTGCCTAGGCATATGGTAAAGATGCCTTGATAATGTTCTAATGTGTTTTGCCAGCAGGACTGAAGAACCGGTTAAAAACCTGGACCATTAACTTGCCTTTATCTCCATCCAGAGGTCAAGAATTGGTTGTTTAATGTATCCGTTGTGTTAAGGACATTCCTGTTCTATTAGTTCATCAGTTAGGGTATCAAAAGCTAAGCCTAGATCAACAAAGGTTGTGTACAGGGGTTTTTTCTGCCACCTACAGCTTATCTGTGACTTGAATTCTGACGGCTGAAAGAGCTACCTATTGCAAAAGCCTTTCGTAAAAACCATCCTGTTTTACTGTAAGGCCCAAGAGTGACATTTCCCCTAAGAAGTAAGAAACCAGCTTCTTAACTGAAAGGGCAGGTAGGCTAACTGACCTGTAATATTTTGAGTCTTGGGAATTATTCTTCAGATACAAGCACAGTATTTTACTCCAAGCCACATGGGAGCCTGTTGTCATAGAGCCTCTTAAATCTGATGACAACTTCAGCTAGGTTTGGCGATCACGTAATGACATTCATAAGCATGGAGGAAGACTTTGCATCATACTTCCTCATGCAGGCCTGGTTAATAGAGGTCTTTCACATGATGTGTGAAGGGGCAGCCGCAGATCTGTCACATGACCTCCCATCACAAGGCTTTTTCATTGGCACTCATGAGGTGGTGGTGAATTTgctcaaaggaggaaaggggggaattTGTCCACTTTGGGGCAGAGGATATGTATGAATGGAACAGTTTGTGGTAAAAGCAGCTAAAGAGTGGTATGTTGGCATACCACACTCACTATGTGGTGGCAAGCACCAGGAGTAGTCTACCTTTACAGGGTCATTTTTTCTTGAGAGTGGGCTGATGCTGCTCTTTAACAACTGTTTAATCATTCATTATTGGAGTATTCTTTCCATTCCTATATGGCAGGGGTATCCAAAGTGATGGTCTGCAGAGCTGGACTACAGcacccattagccccagccagcattaccAGTGGTAAGAGACGATAGGAGTTGTAACCCAACATAATCTGGAGAGCGGCACATTGGCTACACATGCTATAGGAAGCACTCAGATTTACAGGGTTAATCCCAGTGCTGGTCCTGTTCAGTAGACCCTTATATAGATCAATCCATTTCGTTGTGCCTGCTGGACTTAGTTGGGTACAACTTAAAACAATACTTAAAACAATACTCTGAGGACTTAAGCAAATCCAAATAACTATCAACCAAaatctaatgggggggggggttggttggttgtgATCAACACTAGAACTGTAGTGAACCTCCATGAAATTCATTCTTGATAATATATTGAAGtatttttaatatctttattTGTAAGCAGCTTGGATCTTCACAGAAAATTGGGGTATCGTTTTAAgtttactttattatttataacagcTCAGTAATCTGCAAGTGGCGCTTGAcaggaaagacagaaagaggCACTGAGAGCAGAGCTTTTGACAACCAGGCGCCATCCAGATCTTTTGGGCAATAACATCCCGTCAGTCCCAAACATCAcactagctggggctggtggaagcggTAGTTCAAAAGATCAAGgcgggcacctggttggggaagactgctttAGAGAAACAGAGCTGGGAAGGAGAGAAAGCAGCCCATGTTAAGCATCCGAAAGGAAAGTGACTAAAATGACCTTCCTGATTTAGGGATTGTGGTGATGTTCAAGTGTATTCCATTTAATAAATTCACTAATCAAAAATGAGCAAATCAGTGGACAACCCTATTAATAAGCAATCTGATCACACCAGAGGGCCTTCAAGCCCCTGGATGAATACAGAGCAAGCTGCTGAATTGCTAAGAAGGACATTTTATGTTGCTTGCAAAACCAGCCAGTCAGAGGATCCATTGGCTTTTGTCAGAGACATATCCCGGGTTGTGGGGAAATCCAGAACATTGTCTTAGATTTTTCCTGCCACCCAGCAGAAACTCCCCTGGGCTGTGGCCAGATGGCCTTTCTGTGGTGTTGCTTTATGTGTGGAAGGAGGGGGAGGTGAGGAGGTTCTGCCTTCCCAGAGTTACCAAAAAGGATGGGAACCGAAAatgttcccaaccttttttcattcttttgggggaagctgAGACAGAAGAGACGCTACAAATCTCTCGCTCTGTCCCCGGGCTGCCGTGCATGTGGATTTACACATAAATTGTTCTTGGAAGTGACACCCAACTTTGTTCCTCTCTCACAAAGGGGGCATTTTGGGATGAATGTCAGCTCATGGCTTTGCATACCTGATGCTTTCTCCGCTCAGGATGCCTCCTCCATCCAGATGAGACGTTCCGTATTCATTCAGCCCCAGTCCTTTTGTGTAGCTGCCCTATGAAATGGTTTGTGACAAGGTATTCATCTTTCCCCTTCGTTTACAGCTTCATTTTAGCCTTGGCAACCTGGCTTAGCAAAAGACAAACCCTTCATTCATTATATCCCTCTCTCTCGGATTGGGGCTTATTGCACTGTTTCTTGGAAACCTCCCTTTCAAGCAGTCCATAATCCTTTCTCCGAAGGAAGCATTAGCTCCAGCTGAGTTAGTTCCCTTTTACAGCTCTGACACAAGTCTaatggggagggggtgttttTAAACGAGAAAATGAATGCtggggttgttgggggggggggagagaaaatatatCATCGTGCTGTGTTGTATTTTGTTTCAGAGTTAACTGGGAACATCCATTATATTTTCAGGCAGAGTATATAGGGGCATGCAAGCTTAAAAGAACATAAACGTTGTGATCACACTGATGGTCCTCTAGTCTAGCGTTCCCTTTCTCAGCCAGCAAACTTCCGGACCCTCCAAAGGAGGTCACGGAAGGAGCAGTGGCTGTTCCCAgtactatacaacttttagaagacatctaaaggcagccctgtattgggaagtgttTAACGTTTGATGGTTTACTATgtgtttatatgtgctgtaagccgcccagagtggctggggaaacacagccagatgggtggggtattattattattattattattattattaattaattaattattgctGGGGATTTGGGGTTTTCTGACATGGTCTCATTATCCAGTTTGTGTTCCACACAAAAAAATCTGACCCCTCACCATCCTAAACATACTCGGTTCTTTCAACTGTTCCTTACCAGTTGTAGGCTCCAGGCTGATCGCCCTCCTTTGCGAATGCTCCAGTTTTGCCTTAAAAtaaggtgcccagaactggacacattaGATGTGACCTGATAATCCGGGTGGAGGAATAAAGTGAGGAGAACTTGGAGGGGGGGCATATGTGAC encodes the following:
- the LOC114602373 gene encoding zinc finger and BTB domain-containing protein 40-like isoform X5 codes for the protein MDCSEGSSPRDAAENLFKDEKILSPEALSKFLGALKAPFPGLGLLLDRWVATAVGSDSTVGSSDSIATEILLRHRKLISEALQQGAGPEEELPPVEADLAKPAKEVQDAVPGCQLVSTCLQEMAPATSWRAALSSAWNNKPLPATQICQLLCSIQEYFPGLQTVMQELQQAGLLTAVDGGKASVWKWKVNSMSQVEAVGKAEPKGGRSPEALKGATSPKSFACKACGKSFRFYCRLKVHEKRCRVAHQKPAQCPECGEAKASKAELEKHQAEAHGKLGSSLRKKKPKKPRLPVACDICGREFAHTSGMQYHKLTEHFDEKPFSCEECGAKFAANSTLKNHQRLHTGDQPFACKHCLMSFAQASALAYHTKKKHAKGKMYACQYCAAVFAQSIELSRHVRTHTGDKPYVCRECGKGFRQANGLSIHLHTFHNIDDPYDCQKCQMSFPTLQEHQKHIHAAHSREYHPCPTCGKVFSAPSLLERHVVTHVGGKPFSCQICNKAYQQLSGLWYHNRTHHPDIFAAQNHRSSKFSSLQCSSCDKTFSSTAAHRRHTKEEHAEVTFHECEKCKRLFPSVALLQAHEKSQHSGSQPLHCPHCSASFHLQGALQQHLATKHTSPSEPSWVCTLCEEVFPGQEQLEQHCGAEHPKVVVASSQVPMAQVVQVLQTPEPVVTVAEPEFADAQVFLTLPEVQGTKVEHSW